The Mixophyes fleayi isolate aMixFle1 chromosome 1, aMixFle1.hap1, whole genome shotgun sequence genome includes a region encoding these proteins:
- the ANAPC5 gene encoding anaphase-promoting complex subunit 5 yields the protein MASVHESLYFNPMMTNGVVHANVFGIKDWVTPYKISVLVLLSEMTKNLEITVVEKRRLNKQILPLLQGPDMSLSKLMKIIEECCPNVASSLQIRIKLMAEGELKDMEQFFDELSDSFSGTEPDVHKTSVVGLFLRHMILAYNKLSFSQVYKLYTSLQNYFQSNKSKTTSKTENDEAEMELTSTAEEEEEQEEEERKMEKEDLDFPIVEEDLACSGPLSQKQAEYFLAQQASLLKNDESKALSPVLLQKELSNLLKFNPDFAEAHYLSYLNSLRVQDVFSSTHSLLHYFDRLILTGAECKSNGDEGYGRSLRYAALNLAALHCRFGHYHQAELALQEAIRIAQESSDHVCLQHCLSWLYILKNRKGEDSSVLLVHSIKKAAHFGLPYLASLGIQSLVQQRSFAGKTADKLLNALKASDLLHWKHSLSDLIDICIAQKTAIWRLYGQSTMALQQAQMLLSMNSLDAVNVSVQQNNTESFAVVLCHLAELHAEQGCFSAASEILKHLKERFPPNCQHAKLWMLFDQKIQFDRAMNDGKYHMTESLVTGITALNSVEGLYRKAIVLKAQNQTAEAHKILQVLLTHCQKVKNIEMVIRVLLSLAELYWRSSCHPVALPVLLQALALSREYCLQYLASETVLNLAFSQLTLGIPEQALNILHMAIEPILAHGAVLDKGRAMLLVAKCQVSSAALYSPQKKTEALESAILNLNEAKNYFAMVDCKEQIRDILYLQARLYNSLGKVQERNKCSMLFRQIHQELPSHGVSLLTRL from the exons ATGGCAAGTGTTCATGAAAGCTTATACTTCAACCCTATGATGACCAATGGAGTGGTGCACGCTAATGTGTTCGGCATCAAGGACTGGGTCACCCCGTACAAGATCTCCGTGTTGGTGTTACTTAGCGAAATGACCAAGAACTTAGAGATTACGGTGGTGGAAAAGAGGCGTCTGAACAAGCAGATTCTGCCACTTCTCCAG GGTCCGGATATGTCGCTTTCAAAACTGATGAAGATTATTGAAGAATGTTGTCCAAATGTAGCAAGCTCATTGCAAATCCG aATAAAGCTGATGGCTGAAGGAGAATTGAAAGACATGGAGCAGTTCTTTGATGAGCTTTCAGATTCATTCTCGGGAACAGAGCCTGATGTGCACAAAACAAGTGTTGTTG GACTGTTTCTTCGTCACATGATCTTGGCCTACAACAAACTGTCATTTAGTCAGGTGTACAAATTGTATACCTCCCTGCAGAATTACTTCCAGAGCAATAAGAGCAAGACAACATCAAAGACTGAGAATGATGAGGCAGAGATGGAACTCACTAGTactgcggaggaggaggaggagcaagaagaagaagaaagaaagatgGAGAAAGAAGATCTTGATTTCCCTATTGT AGAGGAAGACTTGGCGTGCAGTGGACCTTTGTCCCAAAAACAGGCTGAATATTTCCTTGCTCAGCAG GCCTCCTTACTGAAGAATGATGAAAGTAAAGCTCTATCGCCCGTCTTGTTGCAAAAAGAGCTGAGCAATCTGTTAAAGTTTAATCCAGACTTTGCGGAAGCT CATTACTTAAGCTATTTAAATAGCCTGCGTGTCCAGGATGTGTTCAGCTCAACGCATAGCCTTCTGCATTACTTTGACCGTTTGATTCTCACCGGAGCGGAGTGTAAAAGTAATGGGGATGAAGGTTATGGGCGGAGCCTGCGGTATGCTGCTCTCAACCTGGCTGCACTTCATTGCCGCTTTGGACACTA TCATCAAGCAGAGCTGGCCCTGCAGGAAGCCATAAGGATAGCACAAGAATCAAGTGACCATGTCTGTCTCCAGCACTGTCTG AGTTGGCTGTACATCTTGAAGAACAGAAAGGGTGAGGATAGCAGTGTGTTACTGGTGCACTCCATAAAGAAAGCTGCACACTTTGGGCTACCA TACCTGGCTTCTCTTGGGATACAGTCCTTGGTCCAACAAAGGTCATTCGCAGGCAAGACTGCAGACAAACTGTTGAATGCACTGAAAGCCTCTGACCTACTCCACTGGAAGCACAGCTTATCTGATCTAATTGACATTTGCATTGCCCAAAAGACCGCAATATGGAGACTGTATGGACAGAG CACCATGGCATTACAGCAGGCACAGATGCTGCTTAGTATGAACAGCTTGGATGCCGTCAACGTGAGTGTCCAGCAGAATAACACGGAGTCATTCGCTGTGGTTTTGTGCCATCTTGCAGAGTTGCATGCAGAGCAG GGCTGCTTTTCTGCTGCTTCGGAGATCTTGAAACATTTAAAGGAAAGATTCCCCCCTAACTGCCAACATGCAAAG CTGTGGATGCTGTTCGATCAGAAAATCCAGTTTGACCGAGCCATGAATGATGGAAAGTATCACATGACAGAATCACTAGTGACTGGCATTACTGCGCTGAACAGTGTGGAAGGATTGTACAG GAAGGCCATTGTTCTAAAAGCACAAAATCAAACCGCAGAAGCTCATAAAATTCTGCAGGTGTTACTGACTCACTGCCAGAAAGTAAAGAACATAGAGATGGTTATACG AGTCCTTCTCTCCTTAGCAGAGCTGTACTGGAGATCTTCATGTCACCCTGTTGCACTGCCGGTACTATTACAAGCATTAGCTCTCTCCAGAGAGTACTGTCTCCAGTATCTGGCCTCGGAGACTGTGCTTAACTTGGCTTTCTCACAG CTGACGCTTGGCATCCCAGAGCAAGCATTGAACATTCTACACATGGCGATAGAGCCTATTCTAGCTCACGGGGCAGTGCTGGACAAGGGCCGGGCCATGCTTCTAGTGGCAAAGTGTCAAGTGTCCTCAGCAGCGTTATATAGTCCACAGAAGAAGACTGAAG CACTGGAATCGGCCATTCTGAATCTGAATGAAGCAAAAAATTACTTTGCTATGGTGGACTGTAAGGAACAGATTCGAGACATCCTGTACTTGCAGGCCAGACTGTACAACAGTTTAGGAAAAGTCCAGGAGAGAAACAAATGCTCCATGCTTTTCCGACAGATACATCAAGAACTTCCTTCTCATGGGGTCTCATTGTTAACCCGTCTATAA